A window of Desulfuromonas soudanensis genomic DNA:
AACGAACAGGGCCGGAGCTTTCCTCGCCAGGAGGACAATGAGAACGGCAAGGGCTATAAAAAGGCCGATGGATGGCAGGTACAGACGATGCTCGAAGATGACGTCGGCGAGGGGCACAAGCCCAGATTCCACGGAAAGAGTCAGGAAAAACCAGACGATGCCGAAGGCGACAAGCCGCGCTTCGCCCCCGGTTCCCTGTTCCTGGTCAATATCTTTCGGCCGGTATCCGTACAGGTAAACGGCAAGGGAAAAGAGTGCGCCAAGGAGTAAAAAGGAGAGAAAGACCGGTGGGGTAAAAAAGGTCGTGTAAACCGGATAATCATAATCCACATTCTGTCCGACCGGCAGGATCAGCAACCGCAGATAGGTGACGATGACCCGGATCTGGGTCAATAGATAATAGATTCTTGGGAGATCGGTGTGCGCCCGCAGGTGCTCTTCGAAGCCGTTGGCAAGGGGATCGACGGCTTCGGAGGTGAGAATGCTCCAGGGGATGAGCGGCAGGGTCAGCAGCAGCGGCAAGAGATAGCGCATGCGGCGGAGCCACTTCCCCCGGAAGAAGCTTGCCTCGTAAAGGAGAACGACAAGCGGCAGGGTAAAGGCGATCTCCTTGGTGCCCATGGCCAGAAGCGCGGCCACCACTGATCCGGCCAGCAGCAAAGGGGCGCGGCGACGTTCAGCGGCCGGACCGGACTCGCCTCTGACCGTCAGCGGCAACGTCTCGAACCTCAAACGCGCCGCGGCGTAGAGCACCAGGGACAGCAGGTAGAAGAGGGTGGAGAGGGAGGCAAGGCGCTGGACGATATAGGTGACCGCCTGGGTCTGGACGGGGTGGGCGATGAAGAAGAGGGCGGCCAGGAGGGCGACTGTCCCCGCCTGCGGGGCCAGACCGCTTGCGACCAGCCTTGGCGTGCGAAAAGTCAGACGCACGAGGGCATAGACCAGCAAAGCCGTACAGAGATGGACGGCCAGATTGAAGAGGTGATAACCGGTGACATCGAGTCCGCCGAAGCGGTAGTTGAGGGCAAAGGTGAAATAGCCGACGATGCGGCGGGGAAGGAAATCATAAGCAGAACCGCCGGGGAGGAAATTGCCGAGGTTCCGGATGATTTCGTTGTTGGCAATCGATTCCAGGTCATCGATGACAAAGGGAACCTTGAAGCTGTTGGCATAGGCCAGGGACCCGAGACAGAGGATGAGCAGGACATGGCAAAACGGGTGGCGGATAATTTTCTTCAGCATCTTATCCCTGGAATGCGACAGCGGTCTGCGGCGCGGCCATCGTCTGGAAAGTGGCGGAGGGCGGGGATCATCGAGTCAAGGAAAACGCGGGGTTCATCATAGCCCAGGGGTTTGAAATGTTCAAACCCTTATCCGGTGGAACGTTCGAACCTCCGTTGCCTGCCCCCGCGTCGGTTTTTTAAAGTTCTTGTGTTTTATCAGCTATTTGTCTATTGTCAGACAGGAAACAATATTCACCCTGGCCAGGCCCCGGGCGCCCTTTCAAAGTGACCCTTATGAGATCTGCAACACGAAGGTTGAAAACGCTTCTGCTCGGTTTGATGCAGGCGCCCGGGAAGACCCTCACCGATATCCTTGGGGTTGTTCGGCCGGGGCGAGGTGACGAGGCCCAGAGGAGGCGGTTGCAGACGCTGACTCGTGAGGCGCCGCTGATTCTGCAGATTGAAACCACCAATGTCTGCAATGCCGCCTGTATCTTCTGCGCCTATTCGGCCATGCAGCGCCCGAAAGGGGTCATGAGCATGGCCTTGTTCGACAAACTCGTAAACGACTATGCTGGCATGGGCGGCGGCCCCGTCTCCCTGACGCCGGTGGTCGGCGATGCGCTGCTCGATCCCCATCTGCTGGAACGCCTTCGCCTCCTCTCCGCTCATCCCCTGGTCAACCAGATCACCATGACGACCAACGCCATCGCTCTTGACCGGTATGCCGACGACGAAGTCCGCTTTCTCCTTGAGTCCCTCGACGGCATCCAGGTCAGCATCGGCGGCCTGGACGCGGAAACCTACAAAACGCTCTACGGTGTCGATCGCTTCCCCCAGGTCAAGGCGGCAATGGAGAGGCTGCTGACACTCAAGGATGGAGTCGAAAGCGGAGCAAACCTCACCTTTGCCTTTCGCACCAACGACTGGACATTCGAGCTTCGCTTCAAACGGCAGCTGGACGAGTATCGGCGCCGCGGTGTCTTTGTCAGCCATATCTGGACCTATGCCAATTATTCCGGGGTCATTAAAAGCGACAGCCGCATGAATCTCCAGGTCAATGAGACGGAGGCAAAAACAACCACCACCTGTGTCTATCCCTGCGTCCACATGGCCGTCTGCTGGGACGGACGGGTGACGGCCTGCGGCTGCGCCGATTTTGAGGGGAAGAGCCTCTGGGTCGGTCAGGCGCAGGAGAATTCTCTGGCCGAACTGTGGCACGGGGAGAAACGGAGCCGAATTCTGGAATCGTTCACCTCCGGACGACTGACCCCGATCTGCCGCCAGTGCACGGCCTATCAAGCGGATACCCTCTTTGCCCAACCGCTATTCAGGGACGTCATCCCCCGACAGCCGCTCACCCTGGAATATCTGCACAACTTCTGGGGTGGTTGAAGTCTTCGGGCGGCGGCTGACGAGGGGTGGTGATGTCCCGGCAGAATAATCCACGGAATTCCAGGGTCTGATGAGCGAACACCATAACAGCGATGAGCGCAAATTCCGCCTCTGGATGAGATGGCTTCCGGGGATTTTCAGGAAGAAGCTCGAAGAACGCGATGATCTGCAGAAGGTCATCGGCAACACCGGTTGGCAATTTGTCGACAACCTTGTCCGGATGGGGATCGGACTGCTGATCGGCATCTGGGTCGCCCGCTATCTCGGGCCGGGCCCCTTCGGTCTGCTCAGTTTCGCCCTGGCTTTTGTCGCCCTCTTTTCGCCCCTGGCCTCCCTGGGTCTCGACGACATTGTCGTCCGCAACCTCGTGCGCGATCCGACGACGCGGGATGAGTCCCTGGGGACGGCTTTCGTTCTGAAGCTGATCGGCGGCATCGTCTCCCTGGCCGCGGCGACGGCGGTGATTTTCGTGCTGCGGCCGGAGAACGGCCTGAGCCGCGCTCTGGTGGCGATCATTGCCGCCGGGGCCCTGTTCCAGGCCTTCAACGTGATCGAGTTCTGGTTCAATTCGCAGGTCCAGGCCCGGTATGTCGTCGTTGCCCGGAGTACGGCCTTCCTCTTCTGTGCTGGCGTCAAGGTCGCTCTCATCCTCGGCGGCGCTCCGCTCATCGCTTTTGCCTGGGTCGGCACGCTGGAGTTCCTCCTCGGCGCACTCCTTCTGGTTCTCGTCTACCGGTCCCGAGGTCTCAACCTGCGGCGGTGGTCGAGCCGCCTGACGAGGGCGAAGACGCTGCTGCGCGACAGCTGGCCGCTCATTTTATCCTGCATCGTCATCATGATCTATCTGCGGATCGATCAGGTCATGCTCGGCGAGATGGTGGGGAGCGAGGCCGTCGGCGTCTATTCGGTGGCGGTTCGTCTGACCGAAGTGTGGCTCTTTATTCCGACGGCCATCTACTGGTCCGTTTTGCCCAGTCTCGTGGAAGCCAGGGCGGCAGGCAATGACCTCTTTTATTCGCGGCTGCAGAAGTATTACAATCTGATGGCCCTGTTGGCCTACCTCATAGCCATCCCGGTGATGCTTCTGGCCAGATGGCTGGTGCTGTCCCTCTTCGGCTCCCCCTATGAAGAGGCCGGTCTGATGCTGGCCGTCATGATCTGGGCAAATCTCTTCACCTTTCTCGAGGTGGCCCGCAGTGCTTTTTTTAATGTGATGAACTGGAACCGCATCTATTTTGTGACGCTCTCGCTCGGCGCCGCCCTCAACGTCCTGCTGAACTGGCTGCTGATCCCCCGTTACGGCGGGCTCGGGGCGGCGATTGCCACCTGCGTCTCCTACTGGTTTGCGGCCCATGGAGCCTGCTTTCTCTACAAGCCGCTGCACCGTACCGCCTTCATGCTGACCCGGGCATTGCTTTATCCGAAGCTCTGGTAGAGTGTTGCGAGTCTTGATCTGGTCAACCGACCGAGGATGACAATGTTCGAAGATTTCATCAGATACCTGACCCGCAAGAAGACCAGGGTGGTGTTCAACGACCTGACGGTCAACCGGCCTGTCAGTTCCTTCTTCGGCCTGGATCGGGGAACGCCCATCGACCGCTATTACATCGAAAAATTTCTCGCTTCACGGGCTAATCTCGTCCTCGGGCGGGTGCTGGAGGTCGGAGACGACACCTACAGCCGCCGCTTCGGCGCCGGGAAGGTCACCTCTTTCGAAGTCCTGCACGCCACTTCGACGGCGCGCAGCTCGACGATTGTCGGAGACCTCACCGACCCTTCCACCCTGCCGAAAAATGCCGTCGATTGCTTCATCTGCACCCAGACCTTCAATTTCATTTTCGAAGTTCAAAAAGCCATCCAGGGCGCCCATGCCCTCCTTAAACCGGGAGGGGTGCTGCTGGCCACCGTCGGCGGAATCAGCCAGATCAGCCGCTACGACATGGACCGGTGGGGGGATTACTGGCGCTTTACCACGGCGTCCGTCGAAAAACTTTTCGCGCCGGTTTTTGCCGGTGGTGTGGAAATTCACACCTTCGGCAATGTCCTGGCGGCAACGGCCTTTCTCCAGGGGCTGGCCGTCGAGGACCTCCCCGATCCTGCTCTCCTCGATGCGGCCGACGGCGACTATCAACTGATCATCGCCATCGTCGCCCGAAAAAGCCTGAACCATGGGTGACGGGATCTATCGCACGGTTCTCCCGGCCTACCGGTTTCTGCAACGGTTGAAAAACGCGGCAACAGGGCTCATCGATCCGCCGGTGGTGGTCCTTCTTTTTCACCGGGTGACGGTTTTGTCGTCCGATCCGGAGCGCCTGGCCGTCTCCCCCGATAATTTCCGGCGCCAGATGGGGTTTCTCAAAGAGCGCTTCCGTCTGGTCAGGCTCGAGGAGGACTGGTCGGCCCTCTCCGAACCGGCCGTGGCCGTGACCTTCGATGACGGCTACGCGGATAATGTCCTTGAAGCCCTGCCGATTCTCGAAGATGTCGGGGTGCCGGCGACCTTTTTCATCAGCACCGGCCATATGGGCACCGACAAGGAATTCTGGTGGGACCGGATGGAGAGAATCCTCCTCCGAGGGGTGAATCTGCCTGCGGCCTTCACCCTCGTCGATTGTCGGTACGGCCAGAGTTGGCCGACGGAAACCGCCGCAGAGCGCCAGACCCTCTACCATGCCCTCAATGCCCTGGCTCAAAAAGTCGAGATTGGGCGGATTGACGGCTGGCTGGAACAACTCGCCGCATGGTCCGGTCAGCAGGAAGGGGGCGCGGGGGTGAACCGTACCCTGACCCGGGAGGAGCTGCGGGTGCTGGGCCGGAGTCCCTGGGCCACCGTCGGCGCACACACCGTCTCCCATGCCGCCCTGTCGGCCCTCAGCACCGAGCGGCAGCGAGAGGAAATTTTTGTCTCCAAAGAGACGCTGGAGAAGGAGCTCGATAAGAAAATAGAAGTCTTCTCCTACCCTTTCGGCAACCGGGCGCACTACAACCGCGATTCGATTGCCCTTTGTCGCCAGGCCGGCTTCCTCAAGGCCGCCGCCAATTTCCCCGGCCAGGTTCACCGCTGGACCGATCCGTACCAGCTTCCCCGCCGGGTCGTACGCAACTGGGATCTGGACACATTTGCCGGTCACATGAAGAACTGGGTCTGATGAACATCCTGATGCTCAATGAGGCCGACGGCGGCGGCGGGGCTGCCAAGGCGGCGTTTCGTCTCCATTGCGGACTGCAAAGGCTTGGCGTCGATACGCGTCTTCTCGTCCAAAAGGGGACAAGCGGCGCCCCGGGAGTTCTCAGCACGGCGGCGCCGGCGGGGAAGATAATCCAGGCGCTCAGAGTGCATTTGGATATGCTGCCGGTACGCTGCACACCGAACCGGCCCCTGCTGAACTTTTCCCCCGCCTGGCTGCCGGACCGCGTGACCGGCCAGGTGGCGGCAATCGGGCCCGATGTGATTCATCTCCATTGGCTGGCGGCGGGCTTTCTGCGCCTGGAAACTCTTCGCAAACTGAACCGGCTGAATAGGCCGCTGTTGTGGACGCTCCACGACTCCTGGGCGTTTACCGGCGGCTGTCACGTCCCCTTCGAATGTACCCGATATCGTCAGAGGTGCGGCGCCTGTCCCGTCCTCGGCTCAAGCACTGAAGGCGATCTCTCCCGCAAGGTCTGGGAGCGAAAGAAAAAAGCCTGGGAAAATCTCGATTTGACCGTTGTCGCCCCCAGTCGGTGGCTGGCCGACTGCGCCAGGTCGAGTTCCCTCTTTTGCGATGTCCGGGTCGAGGTGATCCCGAACGGACTGGATACGAAAATCTTCAACCCCATGGACAAGGCCCGGGCCAGGGAATTGCTCTCCTTGCCTCAGGACAAGAAGCTTATCCTTTGCGGCGGAGCCGGAATGAACCTTCAGGCCAACAAGGGATTCGGCCTCTTGAAATCTGCCCTGCGGTCCCTGGCCTCCACGGACTGGGGAGGGAAGGCAGAGCTGGTCGTCTTCGGTCTGTCCGGTCCCGACGAGGAGCGAGGCTCCGGTCTCAAGGAAAACTACCTTGGATGGCTTCAGGACGAAGCCTCTCTGGCGGCGGCCTACTCGGCCGCGGATCTCTTTGTCATACCGTCCTTGCAGGAAAATCTGCCGAACACGGCACTGGAGGCGATGGCCTGCGGCACCCCCTGCGTCGCCTTCGAGCAGGGGGGGATGGCCGATTTGATCGACCCCGGGCAAAACGGTTATCTGGCGAGGCCTTATGATATCGAAGACCTTATGAGCGGGATTCGCCTGATTCTGGAAAACGACGGGTTGCGATCTGCGATGGCGCAAGCCTCCCGGCTAAAGGTCGAAACAACCTTTGCTCTGGACATCGTCTGCCAAAGGTACGTCGCCCTCTATCAGGAGTTGATCGGGGACATCGGAGGGGAGGCATCAGCTTCATGAGAAACGCACCTTTGTCCGGATTGCCCAAAAACGAATGGCCGCAGGTGACACTGATTACGCCGAGCTACAATGCGCGCCCCTATCTCCGTGCTGCCATCGACAGCGTTTTAGGTCAGGATTATCCGCATATTGAATATCTGGTCATGGATGGCGGCTCGACGGACGGTTCGGTCGAACTGCTCAAGGAATACGCCCCGAGGCTGCGCTGGGTCAGTGAAAAGGATGGGGGGCAGGCCGACGCCATCGCCCGCGGTTTCGAGCAGACGGGCGGCACGATTCTCGGCTGGCTCAACGCCGATGACGAGCTCAAACCCGGCGCTGTCCGCAGCGCCGTGGAAGCCTTTCAGGAAAATCCGAATGCGGCGCTGATTTACGGCAATGCCGATTTTATCGATGCCGACGGATGCATTCTTGGACCCTGCACCGTCGTTGAGCCTTATTCAGGGCACCGTCTCCTTCATTACGGCGATTACATCATTCAGCCGGCCGCCTTTTTCACCCGCCAGGCGTATGAAGCGGCGGGGGGATTGAACACTGCACTCAACTGGGCCATGGATTGGGATCTGTGGATCCGTCTGGCAGAGGAGGATGGCGTCGTCTATATCGATAAGCTCCTGGCCAGCTACCGCTGGCTCGGTTCAAACAAGACCGCCGAGGGAGGTTTTCATCGACTCGCGGAGATCGAAACCGTCGCCCGGCAATACGGCTGCCACGGCCTCCCCGCGTACTTTCGCCTCGAACAGGCGCGACTCCTTGCCCTTCAGGCAAGTCAGAATCTGAAACAACGGCAACTTGTGCCGATGTTGAAAAACCTTGCCAAATCCGCGACAACGGTTTTGACGTCCTGGGGGGCGACAACAAGCCTGTTTACACCCCATGTCTGGCGGAATTATCGGACCGCCCAGATGCTGTATCGCCATGTCGAAGAGTTGAGGTCGGATCGATCATGACGTCCCAACCGCTCATTTCCATCATCATGCCCTGCTACCAGCAGGTGAAATTCCTCGAAGAGGCGGTCCGTTCGGTCCTTGATCAGGAAAATGTCGATCTTGAACTGCTGGTCATGGACCCCGGTTCGACGGATGGCTCCAGGGGATTGCTGCAGTCCCTGCGGGAGATCTACGGGGAGCGGCTGCAACTCCACTTTTCTCCCGACGAGGGGCAGGCCGACGCCATTAACCGCGGCATGACCCTGGCCCGCGGCACCATTCTCGGCTGGCTCAATTCCGACGACAGGTTGCGTCCCGGCGCCCTCCGGCAGATTGTTTCCTTTCTGAACGACCCTGAACCCCGTTGGCTTTACGGACGCTGCGGCATCATCGATGAGAGGGGGCGGCAGATTTCCCCCTATGTCGTGTGGTACAAGAATTTTCGCGGCCGCCGCTTTACCTTTTTCAAGTTTCTGACCGAGGATTTCGTCCCGCAAATGGCGACCTTCTGGAACCGACCCCTATGGGAGATATCAGGAGAGCTTGACAAAATGCGGCACCTGGCCATGGACTATGACCTCTTTCTGCGTTTCGCCAAAATTTCGGATCCCGCTGTTTGCAAAGAATATCTGGCGGATTTCCGGGTCCACCGTGAAGCCAAGAGCAGTCTGAGAACGAAGGCGCATCTCGAAGAGGCTTTTTTGACTGTATGCGAGCATGCAGAACCCTGCGGGTGGAGAGGAAAAATATCCCTGGCCCTCCACAGGATTTATGCCGTGCGCACAAGAATTATCTACCGGCTGACAAAGCCCTGATGCCATCCTGTCGACGGATGCAGGCCGGGAGGCCATGATGATACCGGGTTCCTTTTTCGTAGATAAAATCCAGATTTTCTCTATCATTTTCA
This region includes:
- a CDS encoding tetratricopeptide repeat protein, with amino-acid sequence MLKKIIRHPFCHVLLILCLGSLAYANSFKVPFVIDDLESIANNEIIRNLGNFLPGGSAYDFLPRRIVGYFTFALNYRFGGLDVTGYHLFNLAVHLCTALLVYALVRLTFRTPRLVASGLAPQAGTVALLAALFFIAHPVQTQAVTYIVQRLASLSTLFYLLSLVLYAAARLRFETLPLTVRGESGPAAERRRAPLLLAGSVVAALLAMGTKEIAFTLPLVVLLYEASFFRGKWLRRMRYLLPLLLTLPLIPWSILTSEAVDPLANGFEEHLRAHTDLPRIYYLLTQIRVIVTYLRLLILPVGQNVDYDYPVYTTFFTPPVFLSFLLLGALFSLAVYLYGYRPKDIDQEQGTGGEARLVAFGIVWFFLTLSVESGLVPLADVIFEHRLYLPSIGLFIALAVLIVLLARKAPALFVARLILPAAFLAIALLTVATWERNRVWRSEVSLWTDATRKSPAKWRPWYNLGTALIGADKAQAALPPLQQAVKLDPENAEIWHNLGLAHLMVGHYQEALQPLRQAVRLDPELTDAEANLAIALIYTNQPREAVEHLERIRQRFPNRPNVRYNLGMAYLLVGNLSAARGELAALERIDPDKALLLYGEISRMVKVP
- a CDS encoding glycosyltransferase family 2 protein; this encodes MRNAPLSGLPKNEWPQVTLITPSYNARPYLRAAIDSVLGQDYPHIEYLVMDGGSTDGSVELLKEYAPRLRWVSEKDGGQADAIARGFEQTGGTILGWLNADDELKPGAVRSAVEAFQENPNAALIYGNADFIDADGCILGPCTVVEPYSGHRLLHYGDYIIQPAAFFTRQAYEAAGGLNTALNWAMDWDLWIRLAEEDGVVYIDKLLASYRWLGSNKTAEGGFHRLAEIETVARQYGCHGLPAYFRLEQARLLALQASQNLKQRQLVPMLKNLAKSATTVLTSWGATTSLFTPHVWRNYRTAQMLYRHVEELRSDRS
- a CDS encoding methyltransferase domain-containing protein, which codes for MFEDFIRYLTRKKTRVVFNDLTVNRPVSSFFGLDRGTPIDRYYIEKFLASRANLVLGRVLEVGDDTYSRRFGAGKVTSFEVLHATSTARSSTIVGDLTDPSTLPKNAVDCFICTQTFNFIFEVQKAIQGAHALLKPGGVLLATVGGISQISRYDMDRWGDYWRFTTASVEKLFAPVFAGGVEIHTFGNVLAATAFLQGLAVEDLPDPALLDAADGDYQLIIAIVARKSLNHG
- a CDS encoding radical SAM protein, with product MQTLTREAPLILQIETTNVCNAACIFCAYSAMQRPKGVMSMALFDKLVNDYAGMGGGPVSLTPVVGDALLDPHLLERLRLLSAHPLVNQITMTTNAIALDRYADDEVRFLLESLDGIQVSIGGLDAETYKTLYGVDRFPQVKAAMERLLTLKDGVESGANLTFAFRTNDWTFELRFKRQLDEYRRRGVFVSHIWTYANYSGVIKSDSRMNLQVNETEAKTTTTCVYPCVHMAVCWDGRVTACGCADFEGKSLWVGQAQENSLAELWHGEKRSRILESFTSGRLTPICRQCTAYQADTLFAQPLFRDVIPRQPLTLEYLHNFWGG
- a CDS encoding glycosyltransferase, producing MTSQPLISIIMPCYQQVKFLEEAVRSVLDQENVDLELLVMDPGSTDGSRGLLQSLREIYGERLQLHFSPDEGQADAINRGMTLARGTILGWLNSDDRLRPGALRQIVSFLNDPEPRWLYGRCGIIDERGRQISPYVVWYKNFRGRRFTFFKFLTEDFVPQMATFWNRPLWEISGELDKMRHLAMDYDLFLRFAKISDPAVCKEYLADFRVHREAKSSLRTKAHLEEAFLTVCEHAEPCGWRGKISLALHRIYAVRTRIIYRLTKP
- a CDS encoding flippase, translated to MSEHHNSDERKFRLWMRWLPGIFRKKLEERDDLQKVIGNTGWQFVDNLVRMGIGLLIGIWVARYLGPGPFGLLSFALAFVALFSPLASLGLDDIVVRNLVRDPTTRDESLGTAFVLKLIGGIVSLAAATAVIFVLRPENGLSRALVAIIAAGALFQAFNVIEFWFNSQVQARYVVVARSTAFLFCAGVKVALILGGAPLIAFAWVGTLEFLLGALLLVLVYRSRGLNLRRWSSRLTRAKTLLRDSWPLILSCIVIMIYLRIDQVMLGEMVGSEAVGVYSVAVRLTEVWLFIPTAIYWSVLPSLVEARAAGNDLFYSRLQKYYNLMALLAYLIAIPVMLLARWLVLSLFGSPYEEAGLMLAVMIWANLFTFLEVARSAFFNVMNWNRIYFVTLSLGAALNVLLNWLLIPRYGGLGAAIATCVSYWFAAHGACFLYKPLHRTAFMLTRALLYPKLW
- a CDS encoding polysaccharide deacetylase family protein, which produces MGDGIYRTVLPAYRFLQRLKNAATGLIDPPVVVLLFHRVTVLSSDPERLAVSPDNFRRQMGFLKERFRLVRLEEDWSALSEPAVAVTFDDGYADNVLEALPILEDVGVPATFFISTGHMGTDKEFWWDRMERILLRGVNLPAAFTLVDCRYGQSWPTETAAERQTLYHALNALAQKVEIGRIDGWLEQLAAWSGQQEGGAGVNRTLTREELRVLGRSPWATVGAHTVSHAALSALSTERQREEIFVSKETLEKELDKKIEVFSYPFGNRAHYNRDSIALCRQAGFLKAAANFPGQVHRWTDPYQLPRRVVRNWDLDTFAGHMKNWV
- a CDS encoding glycosyltransferase; protein product: MNILMLNEADGGGGAAKAAFRLHCGLQRLGVDTRLLVQKGTSGAPGVLSTAAPAGKIIQALRVHLDMLPVRCTPNRPLLNFSPAWLPDRVTGQVAAIGPDVIHLHWLAAGFLRLETLRKLNRLNRPLLWTLHDSWAFTGGCHVPFECTRYRQRCGACPVLGSSTEGDLSRKVWERKKKAWENLDLTVVAPSRWLADCARSSSLFCDVRVEVIPNGLDTKIFNPMDKARARELLSLPQDKKLILCGGAGMNLQANKGFGLLKSALRSLASTDWGGKAELVVFGLSGPDEERGSGLKENYLGWLQDEASLAAAYSAADLFVIPSLQENLPNTALEAMACGTPCVAFEQGGMADLIDPGQNGYLARPYDIEDLMSGIRLILENDGLRSAMAQASRLKVETTFALDIVCQRYVALYQELIGDIGGEASAS